Proteins from one Cryptomeria japonica chromosome 4, Sugi_1.0, whole genome shotgun sequence genomic window:
- the LOC131040582 gene encoding uncharacterized protein LOC131040582 has product MSYDDIEIEDMEWNEELQAFTYPCPCGDLFQITRAELQMGEEIARCPSCSLYITVVYNLEDFQDKSSDKKKQLEQTKSPAIAVA; this is encoded by the coding sequence ATGTCTTACGACGATATAGAGATCGAGGACATGGAGTGGAACGAAGAATTGCAGGCCTTTACATATCCATGCCCGTGTGGAGATCTTTTCCAAATCACCAGAGCAGAATTGCAGATGGGTGAAGAAATTGCACGCTGCCCAAGCTGTTCTCTTTACATAACAGTCGTCTACAACCTCGAAGATTTTCAGGACAAATCTTCAGATAAGAAAAAGCAATTGGAACAAACTAAAAGCCCAGCAATTGCTGTGGCATAA